A region of Streptomyces deccanensis DNA encodes the following proteins:
- a CDS encoding oxidoreductase, translating into MATARPVALVTGASSGIGKTAALALVEAGFEVIGTSRKASGAVRRDGVTFLGLDVASDDSVDAAVAEVIERYGRIDVLVNNAGIGSSGADEENSVAQAQRVFDINVFGVMRMTKAVLPHMRAQGFGRIINISSILGFIPQPFMAAYAASKHAVEGYSESLDHEVREYGVRVLLVEPAGTNTAFEANAVAPDMPMDVYAERRRVADQVAVSFNDDGDSPDVVAKAIVAAATDSRAKLRYAAGPNARRISTARRLLPARAFDQQIRKINKLAG; encoded by the coding sequence ATGGCGACAGCACGGCCGGTAGCCCTCGTGACGGGCGCGTCCTCCGGCATTGGGAAAACAGCCGCCCTAGCCCTCGTCGAGGCGGGGTTCGAGGTGATCGGCACGAGCCGGAAGGCGTCCGGGGCCGTCCGCCGCGACGGCGTGACCTTCCTCGGACTCGACGTGGCCAGTGACGATTCGGTCGACGCCGCGGTCGCGGAGGTGATCGAGCGGTACGGGCGGATCGACGTCCTGGTCAACAACGCCGGGATCGGCTCCTCGGGCGCCGACGAGGAGAACTCCGTCGCCCAGGCTCAGCGCGTCTTCGACATCAACGTCTTCGGTGTGATGCGCATGACCAAGGCCGTCCTGCCGCACATGCGCGCCCAGGGTTTCGGACGGATCATCAACATCTCCTCCATCCTCGGCTTCATCCCTCAGCCCTTCATGGCCGCCTACGCGGCCTCCAAGCACGCGGTGGAGGGGTACTCCGAGTCGCTGGACCACGAGGTCCGCGAGTACGGCGTACGGGTGCTGCTCGTCGAGCCCGCCGGCACCAACACCGCCTTCGAGGCGAACGCCGTGGCGCCCGACATGCCGATGGATGTCTACGCGGAGCGGCGGCGCGTCGCCGACCAGGTGGCGGTGTCGTTCAACGACGACGGCGACTCGCCCGATGTCGTCGCCAAGGCGATCGTCGCGGCGGCCACCGACTCCAGGGCGAAGCTGCGGTACGCCGCCGGCCCGAACGCCCGGCGCATCAGCACGGCACGCCGACTCCTGCCCGCACGGGCCTTCGACCAGCAGATCCGCAAGATCAACAAGTTGGCCGGCTGA